The Quercus lobata isolate SW786 chromosome 4, ValleyOak3.0 Primary Assembly, whole genome shotgun sequence genome segment aaataatataaataatataataaaaataatatatctgctacaataaacaacaactaCAATCACGactatataaaatattttatattgctACCGTGCAGAGCTATTCaagagctaaaaatttagctacgGCTCCACCAATGCAACCCTATTTATGTAGTTTGTAGtgttaaaaatagcattttaacAAATACATTTAGCCTAAATTGTGTGAAAATCTCTTGTTCTAATCGAATTCCACCTTCACCAAAAACTTTGGTATATGCTAAAAAAACAAGAGGGAATTCTTTTTTAACATTGCACtgtacaatgtaaatttacataatagatatacaaaaaatagtaaatattatacattttttacaAATGTGTATAACATTTGGTGTGtctacaatgtaaatttatattgcaAGTATGATGTATCCTGGGGAGTGAAAGTGCTAGTGATATGATGAAATtaacttaatattaaaaaatgcaaaactttggttagattatttaaaacatatgaaattaCAATATACTCTCTTCTTATGTTTTCCCCCTTTTCAATATTAAATAAATCTTTTTACCCTCTTTATTACATCAATAAATGCACTTTATCAGCAAACTTGCAAATTGAGTTCTTATATTGGGTCCCATAAGAATATGTTAAACATTAAAATCAACGTGACTAACATTTATACAAGTACGCAACCACATCATACCAACGTTTTTCTTGAGTTAATGCTTTGTCTTAATCAATTCCATTCAATTAATtctaaaaagggaaaaaaatccatttaattGAATTTGGGATTGGGATTGGGATTGGGATTGGCTCAAAGTCTTTAATAAATATACACCATGAATCTATTTTTGGTAGCAGTCAAAACCAACAAGTAATTTACAAAAGTTCTATCCAAAAGAAAAGTTATTAAAAGTCTTTTggtctcaaattaaaaaaaaaaaaaaaaaaaagaattaggaCCATACCTTTCCTTTGTCCAAACTCCAACTCAGGATTTAATCATTTACTTAAAATAGTAATCTTTATAGTGATTGAACATtattattacaaataataagacaaaataaaaggagggacggaagaaagaaataagaagaagataaattatattttaaatcaaatagttttataaattagGGGCCATATaaaccacttttttttaaagagagtttcaatctatgaaGTTTGCTTCTGATGATAACTTTTCATTGttagatcaagacaccaatcaattttttgtttagacTGGAATTGAACcatagatctcttattcaactataaaaatttttaccaattgagttaattggaaTTCACAGGGATCGTATAAACTTAAATCTTGAACTTGCAAAAGTTTCAAATCAAAgcctatatttttaaaaacatttaaggCTGCAATTTGAAACCTTTGAGGTTATGGGTCCAGATTGGAGATAGCAATAAggtgtaaaatgtaatttacttATTATTTACTAAATTAACCAAACCAAGTTTTAATTGAGTCTTAATTTGTATGGGCCCTGGCGCATGCAACAATGTTATTCTGAAAAAGGACAACTAAGATTCAATGTTGATAATTAGGGATGGAATTGAATTGCGTAGCTTGGCAAAAAGTGAGAGTGTGCCACTAGAGACTGTGAGTGATTGTGTGAAAAATCGGTTCATGTATAagcattttctttcaaaatcataaattttttgctTCTAAGTTTTGTTTGATGTGAGAGACGGTTTCCCACACCTATTTGTTTCTATTGGGGTCAACCCGTGTGAATGAGTACGATCATGTTGGTACCTCTCAAAATGACcagtttaattaattatatttttcttataaatagaAGGTTTTACATGGAATTGtcgcttattttattgaaaaggaaacaaaataaagaaaaccatGTGATGCAATGTTATTTATTACATGGTTTCTTTCTCCCCTTATCCTCTTCCATTTTCTTTACCTTTCACAGTCTCAAACTTTTGGTTTATGGTTGGTTACTCTCAATGGTGTTAACCCTTATCGAAGTTACAATTGTTGAAATCAATGAGACCAACTAAACTTAGTTCTTATACTTGGGTCGACATTCCCGTTGATCTTTGTGGGAATGATTTCCTACTTCCTTTGATATCCACTCGACATATTTACATCGAATGACAGGTTTAGGTGCAACTCCGAGTTTGACCAATTTGTGATCACCTATACCATAATcatccttttaaaaaatatatacataataataaagttttaactaactaactaacaaCGTGTTGAAGTTAAagacatgaaaataataatatggaAAGTCCAAAATATAAAACCGAAAACCGCTCTACTATAAGATTTTGGTAAAAtctaaaaactataaaaaatgaTTTCAGTATGAGACAGAGGAAAAACCTGTCCACtttgagatttgaaaattaattgatttgtaAATTTGTGAAAGCCCATTAAGGCATTAACAGGTCTCTCCCCTTCATctcatttccattttttctttctttcttttctttctcattcattcacattctccatttccttataaacacattttctatctctctctgtGATTTTGTGTTGATTTGTTTGTTGAGATCAGATCACAGATCAAATGGGTGATGGGAATGCATCACGTTACGTGAAGTTGGTCAGAGATCAAGCCCCTGCCGAAGATATCACCCCTGGAGAGCTTAACCAACCCATTCAAGTCCCtcaggttctctctctctctctctgtcatcaaatttttttttttttttttgataattctgATTCtttgaattacatattcttgtttgtatgtgtgtatgcgaaaatgggtttgtgttgttttttttgtttctcatgcCATTCGGGTCAATGCTGCGATGTTTTTACtctgttttttttgtttgttttataaactattaatagttgttttcactttttgtttttgttctgtttggttgccgagaaaatgGGAAGGGAAAGATTTGTTGGGGAAGCGTTGAAAAAAACAATGTGATTCGTGTATTGTGTCTCATTTTCCGTTTCCACACTTTTCCCGCTAAATTTCTCATCTCTGTTAACCTTTTTGCGGTGGATGCTTGTATGAATGTaagtattaaatatataatttgaaggTTTGGATATTTGAGTGTATTGGCGGTCATGGGGTATTCAATTCAATGACTATATTGAATATCTTAGGCCCCGATTAGTTTCTTGCTTTTACCTTAACCAACGGGGTTGCAAATTGTATTAGATATAATATATTGAACATGTGGCTGACCCTGACTAATTTGTCAAGAATCCATAGCCGACAccaaaaatttgggactaagtttttgttgttgttgttgttgttttataaTGAACAATTTGAATAGTGAAAGCCTTTGGAATGAAAGCCATATTTTTATATGGATGAATACttgttagaattatgattaaatttactattttctaTCAGCTTAAGTCTTGgaacaatcggtaatttatcaATACCCAATTTTCCATAAACAAggctatatttttttaatgagtttagtggaattttttattcctttgtcTTGTTTCTCGTTTTCTAATTTGTTGGCCTTTTAGATTTTAGAGAATAGATTCATTGTTGCTGTTCTCTTGTATACTTCTTGTGTAATGGTTGTGGCCCTTGCTGCTTATTTATAAATACATTAtttaattacattaaaaaaaaaggaagaagaaaaaaaaagtgtgattCCATTGCATGGATTCCAATCAGAACATGAatatcattatttattcttttttaataactGATTCTATCTCCTATTGAACAGTTAGCCATCCATAGATGTATTGAATGTGGGCAACCCCTACCCGAAAGTTACCAGCCCCCCTCTGATGAAGATTGGACAACTGGGATTTTTGGCTGTGCTGAAGATACTGAAAGTTGTAAGACTATTATCTGCTTCAATATTATGGACTTGACATTCAAATTATGATTCATTGGCCTTTTTTCGTTTGGAATTCATCATAATTTGACATTTATGGTAATATGGAATTCATGAttcttctgattttttttttccataaatttttttataccaaaGTGGATTGATGGAAAGGCACTGATTAGGTGCGTGTTGCAGAATTGTGTTTGGAAGCCGTTAAGACACCTTTATGGAAAGGGCAGATGTAGGGAAAATACACTAGGAAGGAAATTGAATCTAGAAAATTTGTGTCATATTGAAATCATCtaatgggggaaaaaaaggccTAATAATTAAGATATGCATGTGAGTGTACATTTGTAATTTGTGAATCTTTCTTACTTATGGTtgaattaaaactaatataaaCTAACAAATGAGTCCGTTAACTTTACCCTGCTCTCTTCAAGTCCTAGTTGATTGCATTCATCTGTTCTTTTTATTGAACTTCTATTCAAATTACAATTATTTCAGTATATGACTCTACTTCTACTATGTAAGCATTCTTTAAAAAGGTCAAGagaattatttctttttaaggtCATGCTTGGAGAAGTTATACTTCCCCTGGCTTAAAATGGCCATGATATGAAGTGTtaggaaattgaaatttcttttgtgcAGGCAACCATTGCTTCCTCAGCAGGTTTTAAGGCTATTACTCACACAGGAAGCAGCATTTCATGATGTTAATTCTTTTTCTAAATTGATTTAGTTCTTCAATTGCTTAGATTTTAGAACATGCagtaaaagaaagaggagaaatGTAATACCTTTTGGGTTTGTCTACCATGTTTGTTTTGTTCATGGTTGTTGATCATTCTAAAATCACTGTGGTTTTGTTGCAGGCTGGACTGGACTGTTCTGCCCATGTGTGTTGTTTGGGCGTAATAttgaaaatttgcaagaaattcCTTGGAAGAATGCCTGCGTTTGTCATGGCATGTGTGTTGAAGGTGGAGTTGCACTTGCAGCTGCAACTGCTTTATTCCATGGTATTGATCCCAAGACATCATTCCTCATTTGCGAGTGCCTGTTCTTTGCTTGGTGGATGTGTGGCATCTACACTGGTTTGTTTCGACAGTCATTGCAGAAGAAATACCATCTCAAGgtaatttgattttctcttttattattattttgaatttaatactTGAAAAGGCAATATCTAGTATAATATCTTATAGTTTCATGCCAGGAAATGTGGTTATTACCATCAATATTAGCCCTACCTTAGTCAATGACACTAAATTCAAGCAGTGTACCACTTCCATGATCTATTATAAGCACGAAAACTAGTTTATATTCACCAATTTCAACATTTGAATGTGAGATATTCAGATTGCTCTTTACATTTATGATGTGCTTCATGAGATGACTTAATCAAAAGAATAACTTGGTCTTGGTCATGGACAGTTTTAGACAACTGAACATGACAGTTCGAGCCCAAGATTTTGTTGTGAACATTACATTTGAGCCCAGATTTTGTTGTTGAACACCCGAAGATTGTTTTGGTAAAGAAAAGCTAATGGAGATTTTCATTTTTACATAGCATCATCTATCAATGTTATAGCATCATCCATGGATGTTTGCTGGGGGTTATTTGCTGAGTCATCATGTTGCTTGTTTGCAGAACTCACCATGTGATCCCTGCCTGGTGCACTGCTGCCTGCACTGGTGTGCCATATGTCAGGAGCACAGGGAGTTGAAGAACCATCTATCCGATAATGCCGCTGTGTCCATGACCGTTACCAACCCTCCAGCAGTTCAAGAGATGAAGACTGGTGAGAATAAGGAGTCTGCATCATCTGCGTCATCTTCTGGAAATGGTGAACGCAGGGATCTGGAAATTCAGCCTTTGTAGGATATTCAATTTACTTATACATAAGTCcagcattctctctctctctctctcatttctatttgtttttgtgGACCAACTTGTGCCGACCTTTATGTCAAAGAGCCAAGTTTTTTTGGTGTTCGAAAAATACTATATATCAAGTTGACTGGCATCATAAGTTGGCAACAATGTAATACCaagatatatttgaaaatgaatttgaaCATCAATTAATTGAGCCACAGGTTAGCAGCTCTAGTGAATGGGAGTTAATATGAAGTCCAAGTCAACTTCTTTGACTTGTGTTTCTCTCATGTACTACGGCTCTTTGCAGTTTATGGCATTGTGGGAGTTACTGTAAATCTCTTGTGGCTTGTTTGCAAGGTTAAACCTCTCATGTCATGCCTGGCAGAGGATTACGGTTTGTTGGCTGTAGATTTCAAATAAGCAACTGTGGACACAGCAATTTACAATTTGGAGGATCTATGATGGAAGTTGAAGTTGATGGAGCAGGAGGGTAATGAAATTCAGTTGAATAATAAGGATTTGGGGGAGTTTGCAAAACACAGCCCAATTTACATACTGTGCTACTGCTATCACATTGGAACCATTTTCTGCCATAGGTGTCTCAGGGTTTTTTCCATTTGTTATGCTGATGACCCCATCAGGACAATCAGAAGATAAACAAGTGCCAACCCTTTAGGTGGTAATGTGTTCTTTAGCAAAACGAGTGTGGATGCATCTTATAACACAACTAAACCACATTGGAAGAAGCAgattcaaatttttctttaaaaatttcaaatgaatttttaagGATTCAACACATTATAATCCACAAGAGTATTGGATTTCATGTTACAGATCATGATCTAATGTCAATCTCTGAGATAAAACTAGTCAATCCCGGAAAGAACATGTGTAGAagttcaaaaacaaaactcatATCTATAATTTATACAGAGATTCGTATACAATTAGATCAAAATATTCAGGAGTGCCTAGGCTTTCGACATGGTGCCAGACTGCCAATCACAAACTCATATCCCTCAAGTAAAATTGCTTCAAATTTGTCAATATATagacatatatatgtgtgtgtgcatgcGCACGTGCGCGTGCATGCTTTATAACAACTAAATCACATTGGAAGAAGCATCTTcagagtaaaaaaattaaaattaaaatgaatttaaagatGTAAGAGTCAACACCTTATAATCCACAagggaaaattaacacaaaattaaagaTGTAACACATTATAATCCACAAGAGTATTGCCTTGGGTTTCATGTTGCAAATCTGAATCATCTGATGTACAATCCTTGTAGACAAAATTAGTCAATCAATCCTTTTGGACCAGAACATATCAAGTAATACAAAAGCAAAACccatatatattaatttttctgGAGGGCTTTGCGTACACCtgaggttttgaatttttttttttttttttttttttttttttttgaaggttttgACTCTATTCTAATGGAACTAAAAAAAACACCCTCTAATTATCACTGTGGTCAAGCATTAGTATTAAGCAATCAGAAACTCATGTCCTGCaaccacaaaacacaaaaaagaataCTTCAGATACAATAATGAGAAAACTAGCATTATTTTCTATTGAGAAAGAGCGGAAAGAAAATAATCTACAATCCATTTGTCCTAGCAGGTGTAATTTCTACAATTTTAGGCACACAAAAATAGGGGTGGAGttagaattttttgtttgggaCCTAACTTTCGTactaatataatattatacaaGACAAACCTTCATACACAAGtgtaaacacacacacacatataaaacttaataatttaatatcaagAGTAAGTCATAATTTatatatcaatatattatatacaaaattattaactttAATGTATATGTATTTACCAGATAACTTTTTAGGAAATGAGCAAATAACGGTTGTTAGATTTGATATTAGGCATGCACAaaaatatcaacaacaaaaaactttttgtCTTGCATAAAAATTACACTCAATGatgatattttataaaataaaattcatcatagtgaaattcttaaattcattttcaatataaattacAAAGTTGTCTACAGAAgtaaatagatatttttttagtataacTAATAAATTAAGTCTTTGAAGACATGAATATTGATCCAAACTTTAACAAAtacaataacaaatttcacaaggCCATAGCCCCCCAACCTGTTCGAACTTATGAGGTTTTTTCCCCTAcaaatttgatcattttctcatcatgtcatttttttttctctctagctgattttattttttactatttggaTCTAGTTGCTTGATAAGTTGTGctaatattaatttgtttttagaaGAGAATTTAGGCTGCCATAGACATAagatttattctttaaaaaaattgaaaaaaaaattgctaagaatTACCCTATAGAATTCATAatgaatgaattttatttaatgaaggATCGCCATTGAGCATAACTTTTATAAGagatgtcaaatttatttttatttttaaaatttggtacATGTTTATAGcaaattagaaaaaatttgtACACTCATATGAgtttagaaatattattatattttaaatttgatcatCTCGTATACAATATATCTCGTATACAATATATTTAGAAGACCGGTCAACTCCTATTTTATAGGCTGAATATTTAAAgcttttaataattatatatactataaagtaattatttaaaattttaccatgcctgtatatataattatgtCACTGCATCACAacaacccaaaaacaaaatttattttctttagttttcctttgttttctcgGCAGACATACACAATTTGATTCCAGAAATACAACAGAAACTTgcatattaaataaataaacatccACTATAAATAACCCtaatcataaataataataaattgaaaaaaaaaaaaattaccatcaAGAAGTGGTGAAGGTGACCCTAAAGCCGTATCCAGCAGGACGAGCAAGAAAGTAGTCATTTTGAGACGTATGCTTTGTACTGATCTTCCTTTGTTTTCTCTTGTGAAGCCTCTTTCCTTTCATCACTTCTATAatatctttctcttcttcttccttcgtCAACC includes the following:
- the LOC115988034 gene encoding cell number regulator 6-like, yielding MGDGNASRYVKLVRDQAPAEDITPGELNQPIQVPQLAIHRCIECGQPLPESYQPPSDEDWTTGIFGCAEDTESCWTGLFCPCVLFGRNIENLQEIPWKNACVCHGMCVEGGVALAAATALFHGIDPKTSFLICECLFFAWWMCGIYTGLFRQSLQKKYHLKNSPCDPCLVHCCLHWCAICQEHRELKNHLSDNAAVSMTVTNPPAVQEMKTGENKESASSASSSGNGERRDLEIQPL